The Geodermatophilaceae bacterium NBWT11 genome has a segment encoding these proteins:
- the ftsZ gene encoding cell division protein FtsZ yields the protein MTPPHNYLAVIKVVGIGGGGVNAVNRMIEVGLKGVEFIAINTDAQALLMSDADVKLDVGRELTRGLGAGAQPDVGRQAAEDHREEIEEVLKGADMVFVTAGEGGGTGTGGAPVVASIARKLGALTIGVVTRPFSFEGKRRAVQAESGIDELRNECDTLIVIPNDRLLQLGDRNVSVMDAFRTADQVLLSGVQGITDLITTPGLINLDFADVKSVMSGAGSALMGIGSARGDNRALLAAEQAIASPLLEASMEGAHGVLLSISGGSDLGLFEINEAASLVSDAAHADANIIFGAVIDDALGDEVRVTVIAAGFDGGKPSGTNRKDAQPAAQAPATQSLPVTPQRPQTPAPTQTGERLVAQPRQQASHTSGGQTSTPRHGQPAQGGGITVPPLPPIPGPVSGQRRPLASEDFEEELDIPEFLRST from the coding sequence ATGACACCTCCGCACAACTACCTCGCGGTCATCAAGGTCGTCGGCATCGGCGGCGGCGGGGTGAACGCGGTCAACCGCATGATCGAGGTCGGCCTCAAGGGCGTCGAGTTCATCGCGATCAACACCGATGCCCAGGCGCTGCTGATGAGCGACGCCGACGTCAAGCTCGACGTCGGCCGTGAGCTCACCCGCGGCCTGGGCGCCGGCGCGCAGCCCGACGTCGGCCGCCAGGCCGCCGAGGACCACCGCGAGGAGATCGAAGAGGTGCTCAAGGGCGCCGACATGGTCTTCGTGACCGCCGGCGAGGGTGGTGGCACCGGCACCGGTGGCGCGCCCGTCGTGGCGTCCATCGCCCGCAAGCTCGGCGCGCTCACCATCGGCGTGGTCACCCGCCCGTTCTCCTTCGAGGGCAAGCGGCGGGCCGTGCAGGCCGAGTCCGGCATCGACGAGCTGCGCAACGAGTGCGACACGCTGATCGTCATCCCCAACGACCGGCTGCTGCAGCTGGGCGACCGGAACGTGTCCGTGATGGACGCCTTCCGCACCGCGGACCAGGTGCTGCTGTCCGGTGTCCAGGGCATCACCGACCTGATCACCACCCCCGGCCTGATCAACCTGGACTTCGCCGACGTCAAGTCGGTCATGTCCGGTGCGGGCTCGGCCCTCATGGGCATCGGCAGCGCCCGCGGGGACAACCGCGCGCTGCTGGCCGCCGAGCAGGCCATCGCCTCGCCGCTGCTGGAGGCCTCGATGGAGGGCGCCCACGGCGTGCTGCTGTCGATCTCCGGTGGCTCGGACCTGGGCCTGTTCGAGATCAACGAGGCCGCCTCGCTGGTCTCCGACGCCGCGCACGCCGACGCCAACATCATCTTCGGTGCCGTCATCGACGACGCCCTGGGTGACGAGGTGCGGGTGACCGTCATCGCCGCCGGGTTCGACGGCGGCAAGCCCAGCGGGACCAACCGCAAGGACGCCCAGCCCGCCGCCCAGGCGCCGGCCACCCAGTCCCTGCCGGTCACCCCGCAGCGCCCGCAGACCCCTGCGCCCACCCAGACCGGCGAGCGGCTGGTCGCCCAGCCCCGCCAGCAGGCCTCCCACACCTCCGGCGGGCAGACCTCCACCCCCCGGCACGGTCAGCCGGCCCAAGGAGGTGGCATCACGGTCCCGCCGCTGCCGCCCATCCCGGGCCCGGTCTCCGGTCAGCGTCGCCCGCTGGCGTCCGAGGACTTCGAGGAGGAGCTCGACATCCCCGAGTTCCTCCGCTCGACCTGA
- the pgeF gene encoding peptidoglycan editing factor PgeF, translating into MSTTDPAAPPTRSLRPRRVVTDRRGGRSSSPYHHFNLGGHVGDDPAAVTANRERLARELGVETADLVWMSQVHGTAVEVVTGRQTGPPPEADALVTATPGLVLCVLVADCVPVLLADPVAGVVAAVHAGREGVRQGVVPAALRAMADLGSRPGDVQALLGPAVCGLDYEVPRAMADEVARVAPDAAVRSRRGTPALDLRAGLTQTLHRAGVGQVVQDPRCTVEDRVLFSHRRDGVTGRQAGVVWLEPR; encoded by the coding sequence ATGAGCACGACCGATCCGGCCGCCCCGCCGACCCGGTCCCTCCGTCCCCGACGGGTGGTGACCGACCGGCGGGGCGGCCGTTCGTCGTCCCCGTACCACCACTTCAACCTGGGCGGGCACGTCGGCGACGACCCGGCCGCCGTCACGGCCAACCGGGAGCGGCTGGCCCGCGAGCTGGGGGTCGAGACCGCCGACCTGGTCTGGATGTCCCAGGTGCACGGCACGGCCGTCGAGGTGGTCACCGGCCGTCAGACCGGTCCGCCGCCCGAGGCCGACGCCCTGGTCACCGCCACCCCCGGCCTGGTGCTCTGCGTGCTGGTCGCCGACTGCGTGCCCGTGCTGCTGGCCGACCCGGTCGCCGGGGTGGTCGCCGCGGTGCACGCCGGCCGGGAGGGCGTCCGCCAGGGCGTCGTCCCCGCCGCACTGCGCGCGATGGCCGACCTGGGCTCCCGGCCCGGGGACGTGCAGGCCCTGCTGGGTCCCGCCGTCTGTGGACTGGACTACGAGGTGCCACGGGCGATGGCCGACGAGGTGGCGCGGGTGGCCCCCGACGCCGCCGTCCGCTCCCGCCGGGGCACCCCCGCCCTGGACCTGCGGGCCGGACTGACCCAGACGCTGCACCGCGCGGGGGTCGGCCAGGTGGTGCAGGACCCCCGCTGCACGGTGGAGGACCGGGTGCTGTTCAGCCACCGCCGGGACGGCGTCACCGGGCGCCAGGCCGGCGTCGTCTGGCTGGAGCCCCGCTGA
- a CDS encoding cell division protein SepF yields MAGAMRKMGIYLGLVEDDDARAAYGRYDARQSEYDDRDDRHAGGRADRRDRYGYRDEPVDGYADTDYPSQEFVSEEVPVAELAPEPVLPRRSGSPRRLDLAPAPSPSVGLGRPTGATAATAASGPLAAGLAVREPVAAPLPPVVTAPPVKAYKITTLHPRTYNEARTIGERFRDGQPVIMNLSDMDDADAKRLVDFAAGLSFGLHGSIERVTAKVFLISPQGTDVTAEDKARIREGGFFNQS; encoded by the coding sequence ATGGCCGGAGCCATGCGCAAGATGGGGATCTACCTCGGGCTCGTCGAGGACGACGACGCCCGCGCCGCCTACGGGCGGTACGACGCGCGACAGTCCGAGTACGACGACCGGGACGACCGCCACGCCGGTGGTCGCGCCGACCGCCGCGACCGGTACGGCTACCGGGACGAGCCGGTGGACGGCTACGCCGACACCGACTACCCCTCGCAGGAGTTCGTCTCCGAGGAGGTCCCGGTCGCCGAGCTGGCCCCCGAGCCGGTGCTGCCCCGCCGCAGCGGGTCACCCCGCCGGCTGGACCTGGCCCCCGCGCCGTCCCCGTCGGTCGGCCTGGGCCGCCCCACGGGTGCCACGGCCGCCACGGCCGCCTCCGGCCCGCTGGCCGCCGGGCTCGCCGTGCGCGAGCCGGTGGCCGCGCCTCTGCCCCCGGTCGTCACCGCCCCGCCGGTGAAGGCCTACAAGATCACCACCCTGCACCCCCGCACGTACAACGAGGCCCGCACCATCGGTGAGCGCTTCCGCGACGGCCAGCCGGTCATCATGAACCTCAGCGACATGGACGACGCGGACGCCAAGCGCCTGGTCGACTTCGCCGCGGGTCTGTCGTTCGGGCTGCACGGTAGTATCGAGCGAGTCACGGCCAAGGTGTTCCTGATCAGTCCGCAGGGCACCGACGTGACGGCTGAGGACAAGGCCCGCATCCGTGAGGGCGGCTTCTTCAACCAGTCCTGA
- a CDS encoding YggT family protein, which produces MSLLLQIVSSVLLVFLILLFARFVVDWVMVLARSWRPAGVVAAGLEVVYAVTDPPLKAIRKVIPPLNLGTIRLDLGFMVLLIAVFILRGIVDSLAFQFA; this is translated from the coding sequence GTGTCCCTTCTCCTGCAGATCGTGTCATCGGTGCTGCTCGTGTTCCTGATCCTGCTGTTCGCCCGCTTCGTGGTGGACTGGGTGATGGTCCTGGCCCGCAGTTGGCGCCCCGCCGGCGTCGTCGCCGCGGGCCTCGAGGTCGTGTACGCGGTGACCGACCCGCCGCTCAAGGCGATCCGCAAGGTCATCCCGCCGTTGAACCTGGGCACCATCAGGTTGGACCTCGGGTTTATGGTGCTCCTGATCGCCGTGTTCATCCTGCGCGGCATCGTGGACTCCTTGGCCTTCCAGTTCGCGTGA
- a CDS encoding DivIVA domain-containing protein, producing the protein MPLTPADVHNVVFKKPPIGKRGYDEDEVDAFLDVVEAELARLIEENNELRTSSGGSSAKDERPAERPEPVQAAAAPPPPPPAASPSREDDGVRASRMLTLATETADRYVNEAKQQADQLVGTAKTNSDRMLTDARTKSEAQLAEAKQRADSMVGDARTRADTMEREARAKATALDQEAERKHVEVMGSLEEKRSSLERKIEELRTFEREYRTRLRSYLESHLRDLDSRGSAEPASNARQNQHAGA; encoded by the coding sequence ATGCCACTCACGCCCGCCGACGTGCACAACGTCGTCTTCAAGAAGCCGCCGATCGGCAAGCGTGGCTACGACGAGGACGAGGTCGATGCCTTCCTCGACGTCGTCGAGGCCGAGCTCGCCCGGCTGATCGAGGAGAACAACGAGCTGCGCACCAGCAGCGGTGGTTCCTCCGCGAAGGACGAGCGTCCGGCCGAGCGGCCCGAGCCCGTCCAGGCCGCTGCCGCCCCGCCGCCGCCCCCGCCCGCTGCCTCGCCGTCCCGCGAGGACGACGGCGTGCGCGCCTCCCGGATGCTGACCCTGGCCACCGAGACGGCCGACCGGTACGTCAACGAGGCCAAGCAGCAGGCCGACCAGCTGGTCGGCACCGCCAAGACCAACAGCGACCGGATGCTCACCGACGCCCGCACCAAGAGCGAGGCGCAGCTGGCCGAGGCCAAGCAGCGTGCCGACTCGATGGTGGGCGACGCCCGCACCCGCGCCGACACCATGGAGCGCGAGGCCCGCGCCAAGGCCACGGCCCTGGACCAGGAGGCCGAGCGCAAGCACGTCGAGGTCATGGGTTCGCTGGAGGAGAAGCGCAGCAGCCTGGAGCGCAAGATCGAGGAGCTGCGCACCTTCGAGCGCGAGTACCGCACCCGGCTGCGCTCCTACCTCGAGTCGCACCTGCGTGACCTGGACAGCCGCGGTTCCGCGGAGCCGGCGTCCAACGCCCGGCAGAACCAGCACGCCGGCGCCTGA
- a CDS encoding isoleucine--tRNA ligase, which yields MGRVSPSSPFRALPPQVDLPALEHEVLDQWAGDDVFARSLAQSAGRPQWNFYEGPPTANGRPGTHHIEARAFKDVFPRFKTMQGFHVPRRAGWDCHGLPVEIAVEQELGFAGKPDIERYGIAEFNARCRASVERHVDAFSELTDRMGYWVDMSTAYWTMDPAYIESVWWSLKTVFDKGLLTEDHRVAPYCPRCGTGLSDHEVAQGYETVTDPSVYVSLPVTSGEWAGKADLLVWTTTPWTLPSNTAVAVNPDVTYLVVRAEHEGRERTVVIAEPLVAAVLGADVPYEVLATTVGRDWERVHYQRPFDLVEFPEGDAHYVLLADYVTFDDGTGLVHQSPAFGAEDLATCRSYGLPVVNPIDSTGHFHADVPLVGGHFFKAADPTLVQALADRGVLWREYRYEHTYPHCWRCHTPLINYAQPSWYIRTSEIKDQLLAENAGTTWHPENVQWGRYGDWLRNNVDWALSRDRYWGTPLPIWRNELDPSRMVAIGSLAELSELTGRDLADLDPHRPFIDDVTFTLPGEEGTFRRVRQVIDAWYDSGSMPFAQWGAPHRNQEQFEAAYPAQFIAEAIDQTRGWFYTLMAVGTLVFGKSSYEDVLCLGHILAEDGRKMSKHLGNTIEPIPLMDQHGADAVRWFMLAGGSPWQARRVGHTTLSEVVRKVLLTYWNTASFFSLYASTNDWDPAASPAPAAAERPLLDRWALAELAQVTAGVTDALEAFDTQTAGRLIAGFVDDLSNWYVRRSRRRFWEGDPAALGTLHEVLDGLTRLMAPFTPFVTERVWHEVVAPGLPGPVDSVHLSTWPTVDEAARDDTLVAQVALVRRLVELGRSARTASKVRTRQPLARALVAASGWSSLPRDLVAEVADELNVAELTELSAVEGDLVDVSLKVDFRAVGRRMGKQVQAVAKAVAAQDAATLVAAYRAGTATVPVDGVDVPLEDGDLVVTETPREGWTVASAGGLTVALDLTLTPELERAGLVREAVRLVQDLRKSSGLEVSDRIELWWTADGQLAQALTEAAPALSGEVLATTVHAETAGAGEGTEGPDGSRFWLARAAG from the coding sequence ATGGGACGTGTGAGCCCGTCCTCCCCGTTCCGTGCCCTCCCCCCGCAGGTCGACCTGCCCGCGCTCGAGCACGAGGTCCTCGACCAGTGGGCCGGGGACGACGTCTTCGCCCGCTCGCTGGCCCAGTCCGCGGGCCGCCCGCAGTGGAACTTCTACGAGGGCCCGCCGACGGCGAACGGCCGGCCGGGCACCCACCACATCGAGGCCCGGGCGTTCAAGGACGTCTTCCCCCGGTTCAAGACGATGCAGGGCTTCCACGTGCCCCGCCGGGCCGGCTGGGACTGCCACGGCCTGCCGGTGGAGATCGCCGTGGAGCAGGAGCTCGGCTTCGCCGGCAAGCCCGACATCGAGCGGTACGGCATCGCCGAGTTCAACGCTCGTTGCCGGGCCTCGGTGGAGCGGCACGTGGACGCCTTCAGCGAGCTGACGGACCGGATGGGCTACTGGGTGGACATGTCCACCGCCTACTGGACGATGGACCCGGCCTACATCGAGAGCGTCTGGTGGTCGCTCAAGACCGTCTTCGACAAGGGCCTGCTCACCGAGGACCACCGGGTCGCCCCCTACTGCCCGCGCTGCGGCACCGGGTTGAGCGACCACGAGGTGGCCCAGGGCTACGAGACGGTCACCGACCCCTCGGTCTACGTCTCGCTGCCGGTCACCAGCGGCGAGTGGGCCGGCAAGGCCGACCTGCTGGTCTGGACGACGACGCCCTGGACGCTGCCGAGCAACACCGCGGTCGCGGTCAACCCCGACGTCACCTACCTGGTGGTGCGCGCCGAGCACGAGGGCCGCGAGCGCACCGTCGTCATCGCCGAGCCGCTGGTCGCCGCCGTCCTCGGCGCCGACGTGCCCTACGAGGTGCTGGCCACGACCGTGGGCCGGGACTGGGAGCGGGTGCACTACCAGCGCCCGTTCGACCTGGTGGAGTTCCCCGAGGGCGACGCGCACTACGTGCTGCTGGCCGACTACGTGACCTTCGACGACGGCACCGGCCTGGTGCACCAGTCCCCCGCCTTCGGCGCCGAGGACCTCGCCACCTGCCGGTCCTACGGCCTGCCGGTGGTCAACCCGATCGACTCCACCGGCCACTTCCACGCCGACGTGCCGCTGGTCGGCGGGCACTTCTTCAAGGCCGCGGACCCCACGCTGGTGCAGGCGCTGGCCGACCGGGGCGTGCTGTGGCGGGAGTACCGCTACGAGCACACCTACCCGCACTGCTGGCGCTGCCACACGCCGCTGATCAACTACGCCCAGCCCTCCTGGTACATCCGCACCAGCGAGATCAAGGACCAGCTGCTGGCCGAGAACGCCGGTACCACCTGGCACCCGGAGAACGTGCAGTGGGGCCGCTACGGCGACTGGCTGCGCAACAACGTCGACTGGGCGCTGTCCCGCGACCGGTACTGGGGCACCCCCCTGCCGATCTGGCGCAACGAGCTGGACCCCTCGCGGATGGTGGCGATCGGGTCGCTGGCCGAGCTGTCCGAGCTCACCGGCCGCGACCTCGCCGACCTCGACCCGCACCGGCCCTTCATCGACGACGTCACCTTCACCCTGCCCGGGGAGGAGGGCACCTTCCGGCGGGTCCGCCAGGTCATCGACGCCTGGTACGACTCCGGGTCGATGCCCTTCGCGCAGTGGGGTGCCCCGCACCGCAACCAGGAGCAGTTCGAGGCCGCCTACCCGGCACAGTTCATCGCCGAGGCCATCGACCAGACCCGCGGCTGGTTCTACACGCTCATGGCCGTGGGCACCCTGGTGTTCGGGAAGAGCTCCTACGAGGACGTCCTCTGCCTGGGCCACATCCTGGCCGAGGACGGCCGGAAGATGAGCAAGCACCTGGGCAACACCATCGAGCCCATCCCGCTGATGGACCAGCACGGGGCCGACGCCGTCCGCTGGTTCATGCTGGCCGGCGGCTCGCCGTGGCAGGCCCGCCGGGTCGGGCACACCACGCTGTCCGAGGTCGTCCGCAAGGTGCTGCTGACCTACTGGAACACCGCCAGCTTCTTCAGCCTCTACGCCAGCACCAACGACTGGGACCCGGCCGCCTCCCCCGCCCCCGCGGCCGCCGAGCGGCCGCTGCTGGATCGCTGGGCGCTGGCCGAGCTGGCCCAGGTCACCGCCGGCGTCACCGACGCCCTGGAGGCCTTCGACACCCAGACCGCGGGCCGGCTGATCGCCGGCTTCGTCGACGACCTCTCCAACTGGTACGTCCGACGCTCCCGCCGGCGCTTCTGGGAGGGCGACCCGGCCGCGCTGGGCACCCTGCACGAGGTGCTCGACGGGCTGACCCGGCTGATGGCCCCGTTCACCCCGTTCGTCACCGAGCGGGTGTGGCACGAGGTCGTCGCCCCCGGTCTCCCCGGGCCGGTCGACTCGGTGCACCTGAGCACCTGGCCGACCGTGGACGAGGCGGCCCGGGACGACACCCTGGTCGCCCAGGTGGCGCTGGTCCGCCGGCTGGTCGAGCTCGGCCGCTCGGCCCGCACCGCCTCCAAGGTGCGCACCCGGCAGCCGCTGGCCCGCGCGCTGGTCGCGGCCTCGGGCTGGTCCTCGCTGCCGCGGGACCTGGTCGCCGAGGTGGCCGACGAGCTGAACGTCGCCGAGCTGACCGAGCTGTCCGCCGTGGAGGGCGACCTCGTCGACGTCAGCCTCAAGGTCGACTTCCGCGCCGTCGGACGGCGGATGGGCAAGCAGGTGCAGGCGGTGGCGAAGGCGGTCGCGGCGCAGGACGCCGCGACCCTGGTCGCGGCCTACCGGGCCGGCACGGCGACCGTGCCGGTGGACGGTGTCGACGTCCCGCTGGAGGACGGCGACCTCGTGGTCACCGAGACCCCGCGCGAGGGCTGGACGGTGGCCTCGGCCGGTGGCCTGACCGTGGCCCTGGACCTGACGCTCACCCCCGAGCTGGAACGGGCCGGACTGGTCCGCGAGGCCGTGCGGCTGGTCCAGGACCTGCGGAAGTCCTCCGGCCTGGAGGTCAGCGACCGGATCGAGCTCTGGTGGACCGCCGACGGCCAGCTGGCGCAGGCGCTCACCGAGGCCGCGCCCGCGCTGTCCGGCGAGGTCCTGGCCACGACCGTGCACGCCGAGACCGCAGGCGCCGGCGAGGGCACCGAGGGCCCGGACGGCTCCCGCTTCTGGCTGGCCCGGGCCGCCGGCTAG
- a CDS encoding potassium/proton antiporter, producing the protein MDTTVTIALAVGALVVLVAAVALRLSDRLGLPSLLIYLLLGVALGEAGFGVQFEDVGLTQTLGVAALVVILAEGGLTTRWSDVRRAVGPGLTLATVGVLVSIVVTAAIAVWLLDFSWEFALLLGAVVSSTDAAAVFATLRRLPLPRRMAASLEMESGLNDAPVILLVLVLSERLVGGETASWWITAVEVVGELAGGSVLGVAIGFGGAWLLRRAALPLVGFYPLATLALCVLAFASADLVHTSGFVAVYLCGLVLGNSSLPHRAGTIGFAEGMASLAQIGLFVLLGLLVSPGRLPEAVLPALLIGGALLLVARPLSVVASLAWFKVPWAQQAFISWAGLRGAVPIVLATFPIAAQVPGATRVFDIVFVLVVVFTVVQGGSLPAVARWLRIATPITPRDIDVESAPLDELGAELMQLRVPEGSRLHGVYLPELRLPEDAAVVLVVRDGKPFVPSAQTRLMRGDQALLVSARGSRAEAERRLRAVSRAGRLASWRGEAGAPTQED; encoded by the coding sequence ATGGACACGACGGTGACCATCGCACTCGCCGTCGGTGCCCTCGTCGTGCTCGTCGCGGCCGTGGCGCTGCGGCTGTCCGACCGCCTCGGGCTGCCCTCGCTGCTCATCTACCTGCTGCTCGGGGTGGCGCTGGGGGAGGCCGGGTTCGGCGTCCAGTTCGAGGACGTCGGGCTCACCCAGACCCTCGGTGTGGCGGCGCTGGTGGTGATCCTCGCCGAGGGCGGGTTGACCACCCGGTGGTCCGACGTCCGGCGCGCCGTGGGCCCCGGGCTGACCCTGGCGACCGTCGGGGTGCTGGTCTCGATCGTGGTGACCGCCGCGATCGCCGTCTGGCTGCTGGACTTCTCCTGGGAGTTCGCGCTGCTGCTGGGCGCCGTGGTCAGCTCCACCGACGCCGCCGCGGTCTTCGCTACGCTGCGCCGGCTGCCGCTGCCCCGCCGGATGGCCGCCTCCCTGGAGATGGAGTCCGGCCTCAACGACGCCCCGGTCATCCTCCTGGTCCTCGTCCTGTCCGAGCGGCTCGTCGGCGGGGAGACCGCCAGCTGGTGGATCACCGCGGTGGAGGTGGTCGGTGAGCTGGCCGGCGGCTCGGTGCTCGGCGTCGCGATCGGCTTCGGCGGGGCGTGGCTGCTGCGCCGGGCGGCGCTGCCCCTGGTCGGTTTCTACCCGCTGGCCACCCTGGCGCTGTGCGTGCTGGCCTTCGCCTCGGCCGACCTGGTGCACACCTCGGGCTTCGTCGCGGTCTACCTGTGCGGTCTGGTGCTGGGCAACTCCTCGCTGCCGCACCGTGCCGGCACCATCGGGTTCGCCGAGGGGATGGCGAGCCTGGCCCAGATCGGGCTCTTCGTGCTGCTGGGCCTCCTGGTCAGCCCGGGCCGGCTGCCCGAGGCGGTGCTGCCCGCGCTGCTCATCGGCGGGGCGCTGCTGCTCGTCGCCCGGCCGCTGTCGGTGGTGGCCAGCCTGGCCTGGTTCAAGGTGCCGTGGGCCCAGCAGGCGTTCATCTCCTGGGCCGGGCTGCGCGGGGCGGTGCCGATCGTGCTGGCCACGTTCCCGATCGCCGCGCAGGTGCCGGGGGCGACCCGGGTCTTCGACATCGTGTTCGTGCTGGTCGTCGTCTTCACCGTCGTGCAGGGCGGGTCGCTGCCGGCCGTCGCCCGCTGGCTGCGGATCGCCACGCCGATCACCCCGCGCGACATCGACGTGGAGTCCGCCCCGCTGGACGAGCTGGGCGCCGAGCTGATGCAGCTGAGGGTGCCCGAGGGCTCCCGGCTGCACGGTGTCTACCTGCCCGAGCTGCGACTGCCCGAGGACGCCGCGGTGGTGCTCGTCGTCCGCGACGGCAAGCCGTTCGTGCCCTCGGCCCAGACCCGGCTGATGCGCGGGGACCAGGCGCTGCTGGTGTCGGCCCGGGGCTCGCGCGCCGAGGCCGAGCGTCGGCTGCGGGCGGTGAGCCGGGCCGGCCGGTTGGCCAGCTGGCGCGGCGAGGCCGGCGCGCCCACTCAGGAGGACTGA
- a CDS encoding class I SAM-dependent methyltransferase, protein MTTVVGSLDLLRSALAEHGGPRPLDMAGYARAHATYEAHSDQRALLTESLAATLDALLPGPAPRTVLSIGPGDGSVDAPLATGLAPGRGPVRWIAAEPAAVGTRAQERVGAALAGSGGSAVLHPGTFQTLGETVGDDVADVVLAVHSLYYVPDLGEALTAARRRLAPGGALLVALAPLEDLCLLTTTVDAASHRWWSADLLAALPEAGLTAQVTRVAGRLDVTDCSDPTSADGADVLDFLVGADCSDLAVPARAALLDALDAITTTEGDRRYAPHPVDVVVAVAQSS, encoded by the coding sequence GTGACCACCGTCGTCGGCTCCCTGGACCTCCTGCGCAGCGCCCTGGCCGAGCACGGTGGTCCACGCCCGCTGGACATGGCCGGGTACGCCCGCGCGCACGCCACCTACGAGGCGCACAGCGACCAGCGGGCCCTGCTCACCGAGAGCCTCGCCGCGACCCTCGACGCCCTGCTGCCCGGCCCGGCGCCCCGCACGGTGCTCAGCATCGGCCCCGGCGACGGCAGCGTGGACGCGCCCCTGGCGACCGGCCTCGCACCGGGCCGCGGCCCGGTGCGCTGGATCGCCGCCGAACCGGCCGCGGTGGGCACCCGCGCCCAGGAGCGGGTGGGGGCGGCGCTGGCCGGCAGTGGCGGGTCCGCGGTCCTGCACCCGGGCACCTTCCAGACCCTCGGGGAGACCGTGGGCGACGACGTCGCCGACGTGGTGCTGGCGGTGCACTCCCTCTACTACGTGCCCGACCTCGGCGAGGCGCTCACCGCGGCCCGCCGCCGCCTGGCGCCCGGCGGGGCGCTGCTCGTGGCCCTGGCCCCGCTCGAGGACCTGTGCCTGCTGACCACCACCGTCGACGCGGCGAGCCACCGGTGGTGGAGCGCGGACCTGCTGGCCGCGCTGCCCGAGGCCGGTCTGACCGCGCAGGTGACCCGGGTCGCCGGTCGCCTCGACGTGACCGACTGCTCCGACCCCACCTCGGCCGACGGCGCGGACGTGCTGGACTTCCTGGTCGGTGCCGACTGCTCGGACCTCGCCGTCCCGGCGCGGGCCGCGCTGCTGGACGCCCTCGACGCGATCACCACCACCGAGGGCGACCGCCGGTACGCGCCGCACCCGGTGGACGTCGTCGTGGCGGTCGCTCAGTCCTCCTGA
- a CDS encoding class I SAM-dependent methyltransferase: protein MPPPAPDTTLNPTSQASLAHWSEAGRRGMEAFYALATEDYRQLAGARDWAGTLTGLAAGGDTVSVLDVACGSGKFPAALLATPEVAELAGRLTVETDLLDPSPFSLTEARGKLAPPFVGAADHECTLQDLVVRPGGWDLVWSTHGLYALAPEDVAAGMTRFVEAIAPGGLGVVAQATSASHYLVVDEAFRRSFDPQGLRTPYTSAEQVVAALADLPVTVDQQLLTYRTSVAQDDRETAEGFLQRCVFDDSVSLDQMTADPVVGAYLSSCESEGRWVFDHQVALITVTPGGDRT from the coding sequence GTGCCCCCTCCCGCTCCTGACACCACCCTGAACCCCACCTCCCAGGCGAGCCTCGCGCACTGGTCGGAGGCCGGCCGCCGCGGCATGGAGGCCTTCTACGCCCTGGCCACCGAGGACTACCGCCAGCTCGCCGGCGCCCGCGACTGGGCCGGCACGCTGACCGGGCTCGCCGCCGGCGGCGACACCGTCTCGGTGCTCGACGTGGCCTGCGGCAGCGGCAAGTTCCCCGCCGCCCTGCTCGCCACCCCCGAGGTCGCCGAGCTGGCCGGCCGGCTGACCGTCGAGACCGACCTGCTCGACCCGTCCCCGTTCAGCCTCACCGAGGCCCGCGGGAAGCTCGCGCCCCCGTTCGTGGGCGCCGCCGACCACGAGTGCACCCTGCAGGACCTCGTCGTCCGGCCCGGTGGCTGGGACCTGGTCTGGTCCACCCACGGGCTGTACGCGCTGGCCCCCGAGGACGTCGCGGCCGGGATGACCCGGTTCGTCGAGGCCATCGCCCCCGGCGGTCTCGGCGTCGTCGCCCAGGCCACCAGCGCCTCGCACTACCTCGTCGTCGACGAGGCCTTCCGCCGCTCCTTCGACCCGCAGGGCCTGCGCACGCCGTACACCTCGGCCGAGCAGGTCGTCGCCGCCCTGGCCGACCTGCCGGTGACGGTGGACCAGCAGCTGCTCACCTACCGCACCTCGGTCGCCCAGGACGACCGGGAGACCGCCGAGGGCTTCCTGCAGCGCTGCGTCTTCGACGACTCGGTCTCCCTGGACCAGATGACCGCCGACCCGGTCGTGGGTGCCTACCTGTCCTCCTGCGAGTCCGAGGGCCGCTGGGTCTTCGACCACCAGGTCGCCCTGATCACCGTCACCCCCGGAGGAGACCGCACGTGA